Proteins encoded by one window of Erythrobacter sp.:
- a CDS encoding YjbQ family protein — MQQRQTTFTLNTRGQALYEFTGEVSDWLAGTGIATGLLTLFCRHTSASLLINENAAPAVQRDLLRWLARTVPEGEGYEHDSEGPDDMPAHIRTMLTGTSLSIPVTAGLMALGTWQGLYLAEHRRAAHRREVVAHLFGE; from the coding sequence ATGCAGCAACGGCAAACCACTTTCACGCTGAACACCCGTGGACAGGCGCTGTACGAATTCACCGGCGAGGTGAGCGACTGGCTGGCTGGCACCGGGATCGCCACCGGCCTCCTCACCCTCTTTTGCCGCCACACATCCGCCAGCCTGCTCATCAACGAGAACGCTGCGCCCGCGGTGCAGCGCGACTTGCTGCGCTGGCTGGCGCGAACAGTTCCCGAAGGAGAGGGGTACGAGCACGACAGTGAAGGCCCGGACGACATGCCCGCGCACATCCGCACGATGCTGACCGGCACATCGCTCTCGATTCCCGTTACTGCCGGCCTTATGGCGCTGGGTACGTGGCAGGGGCTATACCTTGCCGAACACCGCCGTGCCGCCCACCGGCGCGAAGTGGTGGCGCATTTATTCGGCGAATGA
- a CDS encoding transglutaminase family protein, whose translation MTIEITSSFSFHIDQPTDLLLQFQAAAIPEQVILEHDTWLTKALHLASIPAQARIGERLWVRATGDYRVDYTAKVDVKRQVHDLGSLAQLDPHDLPGEAVEYVFDSRYCQADRMQNFVADTFGNHAGGAKVVAMRDWIAENFTYTPGASDASTTALETFVERRGVCRDFAHVMICFARASTIPARYVSCYAPGVTPQDFHAVAEVFLADPQMPGGGSWQIVDPTGMADPATTVKIGIGRDAADVSFMTSFGFARFDGSSVDVREMA comes from the coding sequence ATGACCATCGAAATCACCAGCAGCTTCTCTTTTCATATCGACCAGCCGACCGATCTGCTGTTGCAGTTCCAGGCTGCGGCCATTCCCGAACAGGTCATCCTCGAACACGATACCTGGCTGACCAAGGCGCTGCACCTTGCCAGCATTCCCGCGCAGGCGCGGATCGGGGAGCGGCTGTGGGTGCGGGCGACGGGGGATTACCGCGTCGATTACACAGCGAAAGTGGACGTCAAGCGGCAGGTCCACGATCTCGGCAGCCTCGCCCAGCTCGATCCGCACGACCTGCCGGGGGAGGCAGTCGAATACGTATTCGATTCGCGCTACTGCCAGGCCGACCGTATGCAGAACTTCGTGGCGGACACTTTCGGCAATCATGCGGGCGGCGCAAAGGTGGTCGCCATGCGCGACTGGATCGCCGAGAATTTCACCTATACGCCAGGCGCTTCGGATGCGAGCACCACCGCTCTCGAAACTTTCGTGGAACGGCGCGGGGTGTGTCGCGATTTTGCCCATGTGATGATCTGTTTCGCCCGCGCTTCCACCATCCCGGCGCGCTACGTCAGTTGCTATGCACCCGGCGTAACGCCGCAGGATTTCCACGCGGTCGCCGAGGTGTTCCTGGCGGATCCGCAAATGCCCGGCGGTGGATCATGGCAAATCGTCGATCCCACCGGCATGGCCGATCCGGCCACGACGGTGAAAATCGGCATCGGGCGCGATGCGGCGGATGTCAGCTTCATGACCAGTTTCGGCTTCGCCCGGTTCGACGGCAGCAGCGTGGACGTGCGCGAAATGGCGTGA